The genomic interval GATCTACATGAGATTCAGCTGCCAAGTGAATCACTGCATCAAAGGCATGTATCTGAAATAACTTATGAATGAATTCAGCATCTACAATGTCGCCTTTAATGAAAGTATAATTAGGCATTTCCTCTACATCTGACAAGTTAGCCAGATTGCCAGCATAGGTAAGTTTATCCAGGTTATAAATAGAATAATCGGAGTATCGGTTTACAAACACACGTACGACATGAGAGCCAATAAATCCTGCCCCTCCGGTGATTAGTATTTTTTTCATATGCTATAATAATTAAGAAGGAACCTGAGCCGTTTCAGCTTTACTTTGTAATTTTTGTTGCCAGTTCCATGCATCTTTTAAGGCATCTCTTAAGGTAAGTCCCGACTGCCATCGCAATACGTCACGGGCTTTATCTACTTCAGCATAAATTTTTTCAATATCTCCGGCTCTGCGAGGACCTATCTTATAATTCAGTTTTCTTCCAGTTACAATTTCAAATGTCTTAATTACTTCCAGAACCGTATTACCAGCTCCGGTACCTACATTAAATACATCATAATATTGAGAATCGTGCGTACGGTCTAATAATTCGAGTGCTTTAACATGCGCTTTGGCCAGATCAACTACATGAATATAATCTCTTACACAGGTTCCATCGGCAGTATCATAATCATTTCCAAACACCGTAATCATGGGTCGTAAACCAGCAGCCGTCTGGGTGATAAAAGGAACCAGATTACCAGGGGTACCAATGGGCAATTCACCTATATGACCAGAAGGATGGGCACCGATCGGATTAAAATACCGGAGAGAGATGGCTTTTAATGGTTTCCCTGCTTTCACCATTTGCTCGATCATCTGCTCGCATAATTGCTTAGTACTTCCATAAGGAGACTGTGCTGGCAAAATTGGTGATTGCTCGTTCACAGGCAATACTTCTGGCTGTCCATACACTGTACAAGAAGAGGAAAAAACCAGATGAGGAACGTTGTATTTACCCATCATTTCCATCATCACCAGCAATGAATTCAGGTTGTTTCTGTAATACTTAACCGGTTGTTGTACAGATTCACCTACTGCTTTAAAGGCAGCAAAATGAATAATACCAGTAATATTTTTTTCGTGGGCAAATATAGTATCCATTACTTGCTGGTTATTACAATCAGCATCATAACAAGAAACGGCAGTACCTATGATATTTTCAATTCCTTGTAAAACTGATATTTCGGAATTTGAAAAATCATCAATAATGATAGGTTCAAAGCCTGCCCTATACAATTCTATTACGGTATGAGATCCTATAAACCCGGCTCCTCCTGTAACTGCTATTTTGCTCATATTATACTGGTATTTTAATGTATGTGTCCATCTTATACGTGCGCTTTTTGAGAAAGGCAAAGCAAATATAGATAACTATACACAGAAGTGTACTTTTAGTTAATTATAAAAGATAAAACAATAAATTAATTGATACTATTTCAAGATCCACAATCTATCAAACATATGAGATATAATAGTGAAGAAGATATTCTATGAAACAACTGAAAAATGGTAATTACAGACGGCGAACTTAAGGTTTTTCTAGTAAGAAAAAGTAATTATAAAGACCAGTATTCCAAACGTTTAATTTTATTTCTGTAAATACCTTTAATATCAACTATTACTGCCTTTGATGCGGATAAAGATTCAAAAAATGATTCTTCAAGCTTTATATATTCAGTATGGCTTACAGCTAAAATAATCGCATCATAATTACTTCCTGCTTGTGGCACAAGTTCAAATCCATATTCATGCTTAAGTTCATCTGAATCCGCATGGGGATCAATAATGTCAACATGTACTCCAAAACTTCTCAATTCATTCACCACATCGGCTACTTTAGAATTGCGTATATCTTCTACATTCTCCTTAAAAGTAGCACCCATAATTAACACTTTTGCTTTTACAATATCTTTGCCTTGTTTAGCCATCAATTGTACAGTCCGCTTGGCTACATAAGCACCCATAGCATCATTAATCTGCCTGCCACTCAAAATTACTTTCGGATCATGCCCTAACTCTTTGGATTTGTAAGTTAAATAATAGGGATCTACGCCGATACAATGTCCTCCTACCAAGCCAGGTGAAAAACGCAGGAAATTCCATTTTGTCCCAGCTGCTTCCAAAACTTCATATGTATTGATTTTAAGCCTATCAAAGATCATGGATAACTCATTCATCAGCGCAATATTTAGATCACGTTGTGTATTTTCGATGATTTTGGCTGCCTCAGCAACTTTAATAGATGAAGCCTTGTGTACGCCGGCCTCTACCACAAGCTTGTATATTTCAGAAATTACATGCAGAGAATCTTCTCCACAGCCGGAAACAACTTTAGTAATTTTAGAAAGTGTATGTTCTTTGTCGCCAGGATTTATACGTTCAGGAGAATAGCCTACTTTAAAATCTTTTTTAAAAATAAGGCCTGATTCCTGTTCCAGAATAGGAATACAATCCTCTTCTGTACAGCCAGGATATACGGTTGATTCATACACCACATAATCTCCTTTTTTTAGAACTTTCCCTACTGTCGCTGAAGCAGATAGTAGTGGCTTCAGATCAGGCATAGTATGGGTATCTATTGGGGTTGGCACAGCAACAATGAAGAATGAGGCTTTACGCAGATCATCCAGGCTGTGTGTAAAGGTGATATCGCAGCCTTCAAAATCTTTAGTGGTAAGTTCGCCACTAGGATCTATCCCCTGTTGCATCAGAGAAATTCTATGGGAATTAATATCAAAACCAATTACTTTGATTTTTTTTGCGAAGGCTAATGCAATGGGGAGTCCAACATATCCTAATCCAATTACTGCCAGTGTTGCGTGTTTATTAATGATTTGTTCAAGCATATATAATAAAAAACATTCAGGGCTAATTTTAAGCCCTGAATGTAGTAACTATGTTAATAAAATCTTAGTTTTCTAAAGTATTCTTAAAAAATTCATAAGTAATCTTTAATCCTTCAGCACGGGAAACTTTTGGTTCCCATCCTAAAAGTTCCTTGGCTCTGGTAATATCAGGACGGCGCTGTTTAGGATCATCTTTGGGCAAAGGTTTATACACAATTTTTTGTTTGGTACCTGTCAGCTTGATGATTTCCTCAGCAAACTCCTTAATAGTAATCTCATCAGGATTACCAACATTTACCGGATAGGCATAATCACTTAACAATAAGCGATAAATGCCTTCAATCAAATCATCAACATAACAGAAAGATCGGGTTTGAGAACCATCTCCAAATACTGTTAAATCCTCGCCTTTGATAGCTTGTCCTATAAATGCTGGAAGCGCCCGTCCATCATCTAATCGCATGCGCGGACCATATGTATTGAAGATACGGACAATCCTGGTTTCCAGGCCATGAAAAGTATGATAAGCCATTGTCATCGCTTCCTGAAAACGCTTTGCTTCATCATAAACTCCTCTAGGGCCGATAGGATTTACATTTCCCCAGTAATCCTCATTCTGTGGATGTACATGCGGATCACCATACACTTCAGAAGTAGACGCAATCAGCATCCGGGCACCTTTAGCTTTTGCCAAACCAAGCAGATGATGTGTTCCCAAAGAGCCTACCTTTAATGTCTGAATAGGTATTTTTAAATAATCTATCGGACTGGCTGGAGAGGCGAAATGCAGAATATAGTCCAAACTGCCAGGTACGTGTATATATTTAGAAACATCCTGATGGTAGAACTCAAATTGCGGCAACTTGAATAAGTGTTCTATATTCTTCATAGAACCTGTAATCAAGTTATCCATGGCAATTACATGGTATCCTTCTTTAATAAATCTGTCACAAAGATGAGATCCTAAAAATCCGGCTCCTCCGGTAATGAGTACACGCTTCATATAAGGTTGAACAAATGTATAGTGTATGGATGAAAATTATGCTTTTACCTCTGATTCCTGGTTAACGGTTTCTCTACCTATGCTATAATAGGTATAGCCTAATTCTTTCATTTCAGCAATGTCAAACAAATTTCGTCCATCAAAAATAACTTTGTTCTTCAGTAATTTACTTACTACTCCAAAATCAGGCGTACGGAACAAAGGCCATTCTGTAACAATAAGTAAGGCATCTGCATTTTCAAGAGCAGAGTAAGGGCCATCAGTTAAAGTAATTTTGTTGCCAAAGATGTTTTTTACATTCTCTGCAGCTTCAGGATCGTAAGCTTTCACTTTAGCACCAGCCTCCAATAATTCCTTGATATTTATTAAAGAAGGAGCTTCGCGGATATCGTCGGTATAGGGTTTAAATGCTAATCCCCAAACAGCAATGGTTTTTCCTTTTAATGCGCCATCAAAATAATCTTTAATTTTTGGAATCAATTTGGTTTTTTGAATCTCATTCACTTCCATCACTGATTGAAGAATTTTAAAGTCGTAATTATATTCTTCTGATGTTTTCGCAAGTGCCTGAACATCTTTTGGAAAACAGCTGCCACCATATCCAATACCAGCAAACAAAAAGCGTTTCCCAATGCGGGAATCTGAACCTATGCCCATACGAACATGGTCTACATTTGCACCAACTTTTTCGCAAAGATTAGCAATCTCGTTCATGAAAGTAATTTTTGTAGCCAGGAAAGCATTGGCTGCATATTTTGTCATTTCAGCGGAACGTTCATCCATAAAGATGATTGGATTTCCCTGACGTACAAGTGGGTTATACAGATGAGTAAGCACTTTCTGGGCCTTTTCAGATTCAGTTCCAATTACCACCCGGTCAGGCTTCATAAAATCTTCAACAGCAACCCCTTCCCGGAGAAATTCAGGATTAGAAACCACATCAAATTCTACCTTTGCATTTTTAGCAATTCTGTCTCGTACCTTTTCAGCTGTTCCTACAGGGACAGTACTTTTATCAATAATTACCGTGTAATCCTGCAATAATGGGCCTAAATCGTCAGAGACTTTTAGGATATATTTCAAATCTGCTGATCCATCTTCGCCAGGAGGTGTAGGTAAAGCCAGAAAAATGATTTGAGCCTCTTTAATACCCTCAGCTAAATCAGTTGTAAATCTTAAACGTTTTGCTTTGATATTACGCTCGAAAAGAATGTCAAGGCCTGGTTCGTAAATTGGAATAATCCCATTTTTTAGTTTTTCAACTTTTTTAACATCAATATCAACACAGGTTACCTCATTACCTGTTTCGGCGAAGCATGTACCTGTTACCAGACCAACGTACCCGGTTCCTACAACGGCTATTTTCATAGTGCGTAAATTTGTATAGTTTAATGATTAGTTTAAAAACAACTTACAGTTTTGCAAAATAATAACTTTTATTCTAAAATTTCTTAAGGTGTAACCGCATATCCATAAATTCATCCCTTATTACAATTTTTACTTGGTATTTTACTTTTAGATACAAAATATTACATTAATAATTAATCCCTTTTTTTGACATCTAAGTTAAATCCTTAAAATTGTTGTCATTATAGATGAAATATAGCTAAAATATTATTATGTGAGTTTTAGAATTATAAGCGTATTTTATAATTATTTTAAGCCTGAAAATTAAGAATTGTTATGCAGCCATCTTTAAAAAGTTTCTTAAGAATAATTATTAGTTCTTAATCTTCAACATTTAATATTACTTTAATCAGCTTGTCTCTTATAAGATTACTTTACATAAGTATAGTATATTAGCATAATGTAATTCGACCTTGTATCTCGTCACTAGAATTTTTTCCAACTTAGAATATAATATTAGTAAAATCTAATTTATTCTTGTAACGCTAAAGCATGTAGAGAGATGATTTTACTTTTGCAGGTAGATTTTAAATGAGCAAGTTTAGGATTTTAGAAAAGTTAGCTATTAATTTATTAATAAAATATATAAACTCTATTGTATTGACAATCAATAATTTGAAATTTTTAATTGTTCATTTACTTCTATTTCAAGAAATTCAATATGATTAGGTTACAAATTGAATCATTCTTTAAGACGGATGATATACTGAGTGCTTAAACCACATTGGATGGTATTTAGCTTTTTTTGAAAGCAGCTAAAGCCTGGATATTTCCCTGCTTTGAGTCACTCATACCTGAGCTATTATCAGTACCTGTAGATCTGAGCTTTGTTCGAGTGTAAGCAATAGAGGGGCAGAAAGAAGATAGATAAGTTCTGCTAGTGCCAGTTATCTACTTCTGCCAATAAGGCTTCATTGTATGTATAGCGCATTATCTGGCACCAGCACGGTTGGTTTGGTCAATGGGCTATACAAGTGATTAATCGAATCAATGATGAAGGCACAATTCAGATTGGCTTTGGTCTGGTAAGTAATGACTGTATTATCCCCTTGAGAAAAGCCAAGCAGGTTGATCTTTTTGTCTTTATAGAGCTGATCGGCAATTGTTTCTGTTTTTAGTTGGCAGCCCTAAGTAGGCTGGGGTTCATAGATAAAGCAAATTCATCAGCAAAGAATAACTCAACTATATTGTACACATAATGTCCAAAGCATAACTAACTGTAGCTCTTTTGTCTGCCTTTCGGGCCTCTCTTGTTTACTTTTGAGGCTTCTACGCAGGTAGCTTTACGCTTCTGCCGCTTACTTGAGCGCATCAGACCCACCATTTCTGGTGGCTTCTATAATCTATTTCTTTCTATACTAACGCTCTTACTCCCATATTCCTGTTGGTACAATCTCCAGCAAGTGCCCATCCGGATCACGGAAATAGAAGGAGTGAAGATCATCTTTCCATGCTTGTTCATGTTCAATAGTGATACCAGCTTGTTGTATCTTCTCTTTCCATAACTGGTACTCCTGCGGACTAACTTCAAAAGCCAGGTGTAAGTGTCCGGAACCGTAATGGGGAGGCAGGTTTGTATCTTGCCTTGTTTTTTCGGCAATAAAGCAGAGCAGTACAGAACTGCCAGCCCTAAAAAATATATGCCGCCCTTCTACTTTACCAATAATAGGAAACCCCAGTTTGCCATGATAAAAATCTTCACTTTTCTGAAGATCTGATACATATAAGCAGGTTTCTTTAATCTTCAATACGTTCATAAGAGAATTAATTGTTTAGTTTGGCATTTAAAAAATTGTTATAAGGGCTAACCTCAGCTTTGTATCCTACGTTGTGAAGGTATATTCAACCTAACAATATAAACTATGGAAAACCAGCCCACCGCTAGCAATAAACCAGAATCAGTACCAGCACAAGCACAGGAACGTCAGCCTGGTTTGGAAACAAAGATGAATCCTAAGCCAGAATATATACGGCAAGGCTATAAAGGCAGCAATAAATTGAAGAATAAAGTAGCCCTTATCACCGGAGGCGATAGTGGTATTGGACGGTCGGCAGCTGTACATTTTGCCCGCGAAGGTGCAGATGTTGCCATTGTATACAAGGATGAAAATGAAGATGCCCAGGCCACGAAAGAAATGATAGAGCAGGAGGGAAGAAGGTGTATTCTCATAGCCGGAGATATTGGCCGCGAAGAATTCTGCCAGGAAATTGTACGACAAACAGTAGCGCAGTTGGGTAAACTAAATATTGTGGTAAATAATGCGGCTGAACAACATCCCAAAGAGAATATAGAAGACATCACGACAGAGGATCTGGAAAATACCTACCGGACCAATATTCTGTCTATGTTCCATATTGTAAAAGCGGCAATTTCGCATTTGCAAGCTGGTGACTCAATTATTAACACGACTTCCGTAACGGCTTACCGGGGAAGCGAACATCTGATTGATTATTCGTCTACTAAAGGTGCTATTAATTCTTTTACGCGTTCTTTGTCCAAGAATCTGGCGCAAAAAGGCATCCGGGTGAATGCAGTAGCACCAGGCCCTATCTGGACACCCTTGATCCCAGCAACATTTGATGAGGAGAAAGTAGCTAAGTTTGGTAAAGATACGCCTTTAGGAAGGCCAGGGCAGCCTTCTGAAGTGGGTCCAAGTTATGTATTCCTGGCTTCTGAAGATACCTCTTATATGACCGGCCAGATTCTGCACCCGAATGGGGGTGAGATTGTGAATGCGTAGGGCAATTTCGGTTATCAATTACAGCATAAACCCGCAAGATGTAGTTTTTGCGGGTTTTATATTTAATTACTGTCCTACCCCGGAAACTGATCAGTTTAAGTATATTTTATGCTTGATCACACTAACTTTTCCTTCTTCTTTCAACTTGCTTACAGTCCGTATCACAGTTTCCACGCGTAAACCTGTCATATCAGCAAGTTGCTGACGGGTATAAGGAACAAGAAATTTTTCATGCTTTGGCGCCTCAGAATGGGCTTTGAAGTATTTGATAAGGGTGATCAGCCGGTGATCAGGGGCATAAGAGGAAATTTCTTTCAGTACCATCGACTTGTATTTCAGTCTTTTTGCGAACACCTCACTGAATTTCAGGTGTATGTCAAAATTATCTTTCAGTAATTGTAGGAATGACTCTTTCCGTAGCTTAATTAACACCGTATCTTTAATAGCAATGGCATCGCTGGGATATCTGAAGTCTGCAAACAAAGGCGGCTCTCCGAAACTTTCATTGTCTTCAAAAATGCCTTGTATAAATTCCTGCCCGTCATAGCTATAATTTACCATCTTGATACTTCCAGTTACAATCTGAAAGTAATGCAGGGGTGCATCTCCTTCCCGGAACAGCACCTCTTCCTTATCGAGTTCTACTTCCTGGCTTCCATATCGCTTTAATATTTCTACTGGTATCATTTTAAGGATAGTTAAGACAACCTCTTTAGAAGTTGCTGGCAAATATGCGTAAGTACTGCGCTACTAAATATGATTGTTTCTACTTAAATACATGATACTTATCATCTTAAAAAAGAAGTAATAACTCTTTTCTGTATGATTCAGATCATAAATTTTCCTTAGGTACTAGTTTACTTTTGTATCAGATGCTGGAGAAAGAATAGACTCATTTTAGCAATCAGACTTCCACTGTGATTGAAATACCTAATTACACATACCATGAAAACTTTATATAAAATAAGAGCAAACTGGGCCTATATGCTGCTGGCAGGTTCGCTTGCTGTATCTACTGGCTGCAGAAATACAGAAGGCACCACAGGCTCTGCCATTGGCTCCGACAATGAGGCTGCCCGGAAGGTGTTTGTCGCTCCAGGTAAGCATGATGAATATTACGCCTATTTATCAGGTGGTTTTAACGGGCAGGTAGACGTTTACGGATTACCTTCCGGCCGTTTGCTAAAAGTAATTCCGGTATTTTCGCAAAACCCGGAAAATGGCTATGGATATTCCGAAGAATCCAAGCCTATGCTGAATACTTCTTTTGGATTTATTCCCTGGGATGATTTGCACCACCCCAAACTCTCGCGCACCAATGGAAAACCCGATGGCCGGTTCTTGTTTGTGAATGGCAATAATACACCACGTATAGCAAGAGTAGATCTGAAAACTTTTGAAACCGCCGAAATCATTGAAATTCCTAACAGTGCCGGTCAACACTGCTCGCCTTACCCCACAGATAATACCGAATACGTAGTAGCGGGTACCCGTTTTGCCGTGCCGATTTCTAATGATGGTGGAGGCATTGAAGATGTGCCGCTGGATACGTACAAAGATAAATTCCGGGCTTCATTATCCTTTATTAAAGTAGACCCGGCATCTGGCGAAATGAATATCGACTTCCAGATTCTGGTGCCAGGTTTTGACTTTGACTTAGCCAATGGCGGCAAAGGCCCTTCTGCCGACTGGATGTTTTTTACTTCTTATAATACAGAAAAAGCCGGAACACTGAAAGAGATAGGTGCTTCTCAAAATGATAAAGACTATTTAGCTGCGATCAACTGGAAAAAAGCGGCTGAATATGCACAACAAGGCAAAGCCAGAGAAATTCCGGCTAACTATTACCATAATAAACTTGACCACAACACACATAGCGTAACTTCCACCCAGAAGAAAACGGTGCGTGTGTTGTTGCCGGAAGATTGTCCAGGGATGATGTATCTGATTCCAGTGCCTAAATCACCCCATGGCGTAGACGTAGATCCCACCGGTGAGAACATTGTAGTAAGTGGTAAACTGGCAGCAGTGATTCCGGTACACTCGTATGCTAAAATGATCAAAGCCATTGCAGACAAAGCCTATGAAACAACTATCAACGGTATTCCGGTGCTAAAATATGAAAGTGTACTGGCAGGAGAAGTGCAAAAACCAGGGTTAGGCCCCCTGCATACCGAGTTTGATGCCAAAGGAAATGCCTATACTTCCATGTTCGTGTCGTCAGAGGTAGTGAAATGGAGCGTAAAAACCCGTGAAGTATTAGACCGCATTCCGGTGTATTATTCTATCGGCCACTTAATGATTCCAGGAGGTGATACACAAAATCCGGATGGAAAATATTTGCTGGCGATGAACAAAATCACCAAAGACCGCTACCTGCCTACTGGTCCTGAGTTAGCACAAAGTGCCCAGCTCATTGATATTTCCGGCGAGAAAATGAAGCTGCTGCTCGACTTCCCGACTTTCGGCGAACCACATTATGCACAAGCCATTAAAGCAGACATTGTATCCAAAAACAGCACTAAGTTCTACCGCCTGGATGAAAACGAACACCCCTATGCAACTAAGAAAGAAGCAGATGCCAGAGTAGAACGGAAAGGCAATGAGGTACACATATATATGACGGCTATCCGCAGTCACCTGGCTCCAGATAATATTGAAGGCATCAAAGTAGGCGATGAGGTATACTTCCACATCACCAACCTGGAACAAGACTGGGACGTACCGCATGGATTTGCTGTAATGGGTAACCAGAATGCCGAACTGCTAATTATGCCTGGTGAAACCAAAACCTTAAAATGGGTGCCTACTAAAAAAGGAGTAACCCCCTTCTATTGTACCGACTTCTGTTCTGCGCTGCACCAGGAAATGCAAGGCTATGCCAGAGTTTCTGAAAAAGGTGCTAATGTGCCGATCAAGTTCTGGCTGGGCGAACCTAAGAAAGGGATATAACTAACCTCTTTGTAAAGGCTGCCTGCTAAGCGGGCAGTCTTTATTCCTTTTCTCTTAAACTTTAAAGTTATGAAAAAGATATCAAGCCTGCTGGTCATATTGAGTTGCCTGTTTGTTGCAGCCACTTTTTTTGTGCCTTTGTGGTATATCAACCTGGAAGCGCCTCAATATCCTGGCGGACTGCAAATGTATATCTGGCTCAGTCAGATCACTGGAACCGATGAATTTACGTTGCAAAACGTGAATATCCTGAACCATTACGTTGGCATGGCCGCTATTCACCAGGATTCATTTGTTGAGCTGCGCATTATGCCTTATGTAGTACTAGTGCTGATCGCTTTAGGTATAGCTGTTGCCATTATCCGGAACAGAAAAGTATTGGTTGGATGGGTAGTATTACTGATCATAGCTGGCACTGTGGGATTGATTGATTTTTACCGCTGGCAACAGGCTTTCGGGAATAACCTCGATCCCAATGCACCCATCAAAATTGAAGGCATGACGTACTCACCGCCTTTTATCGGAGTGAAAACATTATTAAATATTACGGCTACCTCTTTTCCTCATTTAGGTGGCGCAGCTTTTGGAATGGGCCTTCTCTTAGCTATTGGCGCAGTATACCTGGCTTTTAAACATACCAAACAAAAGTCAGTTATTCAGCCTATGAATAAGCTTATTATTAATGCATTATAATAAAGTTAGGTTGTAAACTGAAGATATAACATTTCGCAATATGATAACGCCGCTAAAAATATATGTTGGTCTAACGTCCATCCTGTTGCTTATTGCCTGCCAGTCTGGACCTGAGCCTATTGCGTACGGCAGTGATAATTGTCATCACTGCAAAATGACTATTTCTGATAACCGCTATGGTTCAGAGCTGGTAACCCAGAAAGGCAAAGTATATAAGTTTGATTCCATTGAATGTATGGCTCAATACCTGGATGAAAATGAAGCTGGTGCTTCTGCCAAAACATTGCTGGCAACAGATTATAAAAATCCTGGCCAGTTCATTGAAGTAAGCAAAGCTATTTTCCTGCAAAGTGAGCAGATGCCTAGTCCGATGGGAATGTTTCTTACAGCGTTCAGCGATCAGGAAACTGCCAGCCAGTTTGCCGCAGAAAAATCCGGAAATCTGTTAACCTGGGAAGCAACCCAGAAACTTTGTGCTAGTCATGGAAATGCTCACTAATACATACAGCAATTGTATTTTACAAAAACAAGCACTTGCTTCCGGTGTAAGGGCATCTGTTGCTTTTCTGCTTTTATTTTTACTGACAAGTATTAGTCAGGTAAGTGTTGCCCAAAGTTTGCTTGTTGGTAAAACAGGCACAATACAGTCTGTAAAAAAAGCAATTCAATTAGCACAACCACACGATACAATATACATCAGCCAAGGCACATACCTTGAAAGTGACATCATTATCAACAAACCGCTTACCCTCATTGGCAGACACAATCCGGTGATAGATGGGCAGTTTACCGGAGAAATCATTACTATACAAGCAGATAGCGTAGTGGTAGAAGGACTAGTGCTGCAGAATGTAAAAGTAAGTGCCATCAAAGATTATGCGGCTATCCGTATTTCCAGGAGTAAGCACTGCATCCTCCGGAACAATCAGATCAGGAATGCCTTTTTTGGCATTTACCTGGAAA from Rhodocytophaga rosea carries:
- a CDS encoding VOC family protein, which translates into the protein MNVLKIKETCLYVSDLQKSEDFYHGKLGFPIIGKVEGRHIFFRAGSSVLLCFIAEKTRQDTNLPPHYGSGHLHLAFEVSPQEYQLWKEKIQQAGITIEHEQAWKDDLHSFYFRDPDGHLLEIVPTGIWE
- the nosZ gene encoding Sec-dependent nitrous-oxide reductase; protein product: MKTLYKIRANWAYMLLAGSLAVSTGCRNTEGTTGSAIGSDNEAARKVFVAPGKHDEYYAYLSGGFNGQVDVYGLPSGRLLKVIPVFSQNPENGYGYSEESKPMLNTSFGFIPWDDLHHPKLSRTNGKPDGRFLFVNGNNTPRIARVDLKTFETAEIIEIPNSAGQHCSPYPTDNTEYVVAGTRFAVPISNDGGGIEDVPLDTYKDKFRASLSFIKVDPASGEMNIDFQILVPGFDFDLANGGKGPSADWMFFTSYNTEKAGTLKEIGASQNDKDYLAAINWKKAAEYAQQGKAREIPANYYHNKLDHNTHSVTSTQKKTVRVLLPEDCPGMMYLIPVPKSPHGVDVDPTGENIVVSGKLAAVIPVHSYAKMIKAIADKAYETTINGIPVLKYESVLAGEVQKPGLGPLHTEFDAKGNAYTSMFVSSEVVKWSVKTREVLDRIPVYYSIGHLMIPGGDTQNPDGKYLLAMNKITKDRYLPTGPELAQSAQLIDISGEKMKLLLDFPTFGEPHYAQAIKADIVSKNSTKFYRLDENEHPYATKKEADARVERKGNEVHIYMTAIRSHLAPDNIEGIKVGDEVYFHITNLEQDWDVPHGFAVMGNQNAELLIMPGETKTLKWVPTKKGVTPFYCTDFCSALHQEMQGYARVSEKGANVPIKFWLGEPKKGI
- a CDS encoding UDP-glucuronic acid decarboxylase family protein; the encoded protein is MKRVLITGGAGFLGSHLCDRFIKEGYHVIAMDNLITGSMKNIEHLFKLPQFEFYHQDVSKYIHVPGSLDYILHFASPASPIDYLKIPIQTLKVGSLGTHHLLGLAKAKGARMLIASTSEVYGDPHVHPQNEDYWGNVNPIGPRGVYDEAKRFQEAMTMAYHTFHGLETRIVRIFNTYGPRMRLDDGRALPAFIGQAIKGEDLTVFGDGSQTRSFCYVDDLIEGIYRLLLSDYAYPVNVGNPDEITIKEFAEEIIKLTGTKQKIVYKPLPKDDPKQRRPDITRAKELLGWEPKVSRAEGLKITYEFFKNTLEN
- the galE gene encoding UDP-glucose 4-epimerase GalE; the protein is MSKIAVTGGAGFIGSHTVIELYRAGFEPIIIDDFSNSEISVLQGIENIIGTAVSCYDADCNNQQVMDTIFAHEKNITGIIHFAAFKAVGESVQQPVKYYRNNLNSLLVMMEMMGKYNVPHLVFSSSCTVYGQPEVLPVNEQSPILPAQSPYGSTKQLCEQMIEQMVKAGKPLKAISLRYFNPIGAHPSGHIGELPIGTPGNLVPFITQTAAGLRPMITVFGNDYDTADGTCVRDYIHVVDLAKAHVKALELLDRTHDSQYYDVFNVGTGAGNTVLEVIKTFEIVTGRKLNYKIGPRRAGDIEKIYAEVDKARDVLRWQSGLTLRDALKDAWNWQQKLQSKAETAQVPS
- a CDS encoding SDR family oxidoreductase yields the protein MENQPTASNKPESVPAQAQERQPGLETKMNPKPEYIRQGYKGSNKLKNKVALITGGDSGIGRSAAVHFAREGADVAIVYKDENEDAQATKEMIEQEGRRCILIAGDIGREEFCQEIVRQTVAQLGKLNIVVNNAAEQHPKENIEDITTEDLENTYRTNILSMFHIVKAAISHLQAGDSIINTTSVTAYRGSEHLIDYSSTKGAINSFTRSLSKNLAQKGIRVNAVAPGPIWTPLIPATFDEEKVAKFGKDTPLGRPGQPSEVGPSYVFLASEDTSYMTGQILHPNGGEIVNA
- a CDS encoding UDP-glucose dehydrogenase family protein, producing the protein MKIAVVGTGYVGLVTGTCFAETGNEVTCVDIDVKKVEKLKNGIIPIYEPGLDILFERNIKAKRLRFTTDLAEGIKEAQIIFLALPTPPGEDGSADLKYILKVSDDLGPLLQDYTVIIDKSTVPVGTAEKVRDRIAKNAKVEFDVVSNPEFLREGVAVEDFMKPDRVVIGTESEKAQKVLTHLYNPLVRQGNPIIFMDERSAEMTKYAANAFLATKITFMNEIANLCEKVGANVDHVRMGIGSDSRIGKRFLFAGIGYGGSCFPKDVQALAKTSEEYNYDFKILQSVMEVNEIQKTKLIPKIKDYFDGALKGKTIAVWGLAFKPYTDDIREAPSLINIKELLEAGAKVKAYDPEAAENVKNIFGNKITLTDGPYSALENADALLIVTEWPLFRTPDFGVVSKLLKNKVIFDGRNLFDIAEMKELGYTYYSIGRETVNQESEVKA
- a CDS encoding Crp/Fnr family transcriptional regulator → MIPVEILKRYGSQEVELDKEEVLFREGDAPLHYFQIVTGSIKMVNYSYDGQEFIQGIFEDNESFGEPPLFADFRYPSDAIAIKDTVLIKLRKESFLQLLKDNFDIHLKFSEVFAKRLKYKSMVLKEISSYAPDHRLITLIKYFKAHSEAPKHEKFLVPYTRQQLADMTGLRVETVIRTVSKLKEEGKVSVIKHKIYLN
- a CDS encoding nucleotide sugar dehydrogenase → MLEQIINKHATLAVIGLGYVGLPIALAFAKKIKVIGFDINSHRISLMQQGIDPSGELTTKDFEGCDITFTHSLDDLRKASFFIVAVPTPIDTHTMPDLKPLLSASATVGKVLKKGDYVVYESTVYPGCTEEDCIPILEQESGLIFKKDFKVGYSPERINPGDKEHTLSKITKVVSGCGEDSLHVISEIYKLVVEAGVHKASSIKVAEAAKIIENTQRDLNIALMNELSMIFDRLKINTYEVLEAAGTKWNFLRFSPGLVGGHCIGVDPYYLTYKSKELGHDPKVILSGRQINDAMGAYVAKRTVQLMAKQGKDIVKAKVLIMGATFKENVEDIRNSKVADVVNELRSFGVHVDIIDPHADSDELKHEYGFELVPQAGSNYDAIILAVSHTEYIKLEESFFESLSASKAVIVDIKGIYRNKIKRLEYWSL